From Pelagicoccus sp. SDUM812003, a single genomic window includes:
- the smc gene encoding chromosome segregation protein SMC, translating to MYLSALKVNGFKSFADQTLLKFNKGVTAVVGPNGCGKSNIADSIRWVLGEQSAKALRGGKMQDVIFEGTDKRKPLNICEVSITLTDCEEELGSDFNEVEITRRVQRDGGSNYYINGKACRLKDIQRLFMDTGIGRTSYSIMAQGQIDQILSSKPEERRAVFEEAAGISKYKAQRRETMNKLASVETNLDRVTDVISEIGRQIGSLKRQAMKAIRYKKVSHKLRHLDIGYSAYQYQTLSSSLDTVDQSSHELQEELEGLAAELESKEGSLIVYKEERQTLIQKVQDSQQSVFDLRSMKEQASNAADMAKIKISSLGERIEQANQDIASYESQIAEIAGKLEEHSVDKQMHMDVLGNSDEIFQERNRDLEEIEEQLRVAESQIQQLRVQAQDAERSTARYREQLSGIEVEAGTSRNRLMRLEEELAEQGEGQADAAQSLAEFQERLTATRNLKEQLQLDLEQARDNVSAQRDAFKSAQIRIQEVDRSVAQKTARVKLLQQLQEKLEGYGEGAKALLKGKLRGSLEGRIFSPLASDLSVKDGYGQAVEALLGSAVEAVVVSDAETVVEIFQQLVEGKIGRVCVQLQSSESPESASESLPEWLKPASAFVSLSEDPSHDSLKAVLASSYIVEDMSGFLKWREANPSFRFLQVASKKGETMDARGLVTGGYKKAKNSSILQREMELKQTQKELDEEQKALQSARDEAEKVNKQLEAAEEAVEAKRAEIGEANHEISALQAEERNAEKLVQEQKMRSERLERERASLEEVLAASNEKLEAAKARLSEDQQRLESSRRQLEEIESGIADIRAERDEKREGLSQAKFDLQEKKQKLDILNQGLVEMEQRRNELNRLIETKTRDIQNWEEQSASFQDEIDNAAQRSEAVDTELEEAKILVNKTRESLVEVEEKVGVLEKEQNALRIKVDELKNNLSDQNVQIAEKRSRLEFIQEEISREYGVELKGIDWQWQLWKARQPVENLPTLDDDKDDEEESAPAVESDSDAAGSATDETSGESQTEQAEPSEAEAVSETDQDAADAEPEAVEQLSKPTGPTPEEREELEKTSWASLKREVENLRRRIQGMGTVNTDAIAEYGELRERHDFLKGQYDDLMSSKEKLVAAIDEINTKSREQFSATFAQIRENFKHTFATLFHGGKADLKIIETEDILDSGIDIVAQPPGTKLTGLSRLSGGQRTMTAVGLLFAIYMVKPSPFCLLDELDAPLDESNIGRFTTLLKQFTQQSQFIIITHNKRTIAAAQAIYGVTMEEKGVSKVVSMKFETDHVDPDMVKLQLEQAVSA from the coding sequence ATGTACCTGAGCGCCCTGAAAGTTAACGGCTTCAAAAGTTTCGCTGATCAAACCCTCCTGAAATTCAACAAGGGCGTCACCGCGGTGGTCGGTCCCAACGGGTGCGGCAAGAGCAACATCGCCGATTCCATTCGCTGGGTTCTCGGGGAGCAGAGCGCCAAAGCCTTGCGTGGGGGCAAGATGCAGGACGTCATCTTTGAGGGCACCGACAAGCGCAAGCCGCTCAACATCTGCGAGGTCTCCATCACCCTGACCGATTGCGAGGAGGAGCTGGGCAGCGACTTCAACGAGGTTGAAATCACCCGCCGCGTGCAGCGTGACGGAGGCAGCAACTACTACATCAACGGCAAGGCCTGTCGCCTGAAGGACATTCAGCGCCTTTTCATGGACACCGGCATCGGTCGCACGTCCTACTCCATCATGGCCCAGGGGCAGATCGACCAGATCCTTTCCTCCAAACCGGAGGAGCGGCGAGCGGTCTTCGAGGAGGCGGCGGGCATTTCCAAGTACAAGGCCCAGCGTCGGGAAACCATGAACAAACTGGCCTCGGTGGAGACCAATCTCGACCGCGTCACCGATGTCATTTCCGAAATCGGTCGTCAGATTGGCAGCCTCAAGCGGCAGGCCATGAAGGCCATTCGCTACAAGAAGGTCAGCCACAAGCTGCGCCACCTCGACATCGGCTACAGCGCTTATCAATACCAGACGCTGAGCTCGTCTCTCGACACTGTGGATCAGTCGTCGCACGAGCTGCAGGAAGAGCTGGAAGGATTGGCTGCGGAACTGGAATCCAAGGAGGGAAGCCTGATCGTCTACAAGGAGGAGCGTCAGACGCTCATCCAGAAGGTGCAGGATTCGCAGCAGTCCGTCTTCGACCTGCGCAGCATGAAGGAACAGGCCAGCAACGCGGCCGATATGGCGAAGATAAAGATCTCCTCGCTTGGCGAGCGCATCGAGCAGGCCAATCAGGACATCGCATCCTACGAATCGCAGATCGCGGAAATCGCGGGAAAGCTCGAAGAGCACAGCGTCGACAAGCAGATGCACATGGACGTGCTGGGCAACTCCGACGAAATCTTCCAGGAGCGAAACCGAGATCTCGAGGAGATCGAGGAGCAGCTGCGTGTAGCGGAATCTCAAATACAGCAGCTACGCGTGCAAGCCCAGGATGCGGAGCGTTCCACCGCTCGCTACCGCGAGCAGCTTTCCGGCATCGAGGTAGAGGCAGGTACCAGCCGCAACCGCTTGATGCGTCTCGAGGAAGAGCTCGCGGAGCAAGGCGAAGGCCAGGCTGACGCCGCCCAGTCCCTGGCCGAATTCCAGGAGCGATTGACCGCGACGCGCAATCTCAAGGAGCAGCTGCAGCTCGATCTGGAGCAAGCTCGCGACAACGTATCTGCGCAGCGCGACGCGTTTAAGTCGGCCCAAATTCGTATCCAGGAAGTGGATCGTTCCGTTGCCCAAAAAACCGCTCGGGTGAAGCTGCTACAGCAGTTGCAGGAAAAGCTCGAGGGCTATGGCGAAGGCGCCAAAGCCTTGCTGAAGGGAAAGCTTCGCGGTTCGCTAGAGGGAAGAATCTTCAGTCCGCTCGCGTCCGACTTGTCGGTGAAGGATGGATACGGGCAGGCGGTGGAGGCGCTTCTTGGTTCCGCTGTCGAAGCGGTGGTGGTGAGCGATGCCGAAACTGTGGTGGAAATCTTCCAGCAGCTGGTAGAGGGCAAGATCGGCCGCGTATGCGTGCAGCTGCAGTCGAGCGAATCACCCGAATCGGCCAGTGAATCCTTGCCCGAGTGGCTCAAGCCTGCCAGCGCTTTCGTTTCTCTCAGCGAGGATCCCAGTCACGATTCGCTGAAGGCGGTCTTGGCCTCCAGCTACATCGTGGAGGACATGTCGGGCTTTCTGAAATGGCGCGAGGCGAATCCAAGTTTCCGTTTCCTGCAAGTCGCCTCCAAGAAAGGCGAGACCATGGATGCGCGCGGCTTAGTGACCGGCGGCTACAAGAAGGCGAAGAACAGCAGCATCCTGCAGCGTGAGATGGAGCTGAAGCAGACGCAGAAGGAGCTGGACGAAGAGCAGAAGGCGCTGCAGTCCGCTCGCGACGAAGCCGAGAAGGTCAACAAGCAGCTGGAAGCGGCGGAGGAAGCCGTTGAGGCCAAGCGCGCCGAAATCGGCGAGGCCAACCACGAGATTTCCGCCCTGCAGGCCGAGGAGCGCAACGCTGAGAAGCTGGTGCAGGAGCAGAAGATGCGCTCGGAGCGACTGGAACGCGAGCGAGCCAGTCTCGAGGAGGTGCTCGCCGCTTCAAACGAGAAGCTCGAGGCGGCCAAGGCCAGGCTTTCCGAGGATCAGCAGCGCTTGGAGAGCAGCCGTCGGCAGCTGGAGGAAATCGAATCGGGGATCGCCGACATTCGCGCCGAGCGCGACGAGAAGCGCGAGGGGCTGAGCCAAGCGAAATTCGACCTGCAGGAGAAGAAGCAGAAGCTCGACATCCTGAACCAGGGCCTGGTGGAGATGGAGCAGCGTCGCAACGAGCTGAACCGCTTGATCGAAACCAAGACCCGCGACATCCAGAACTGGGAGGAGCAAAGCGCCAGCTTTCAGGACGAGATCGACAACGCCGCCCAGCGTAGCGAAGCGGTGGATACGGAGCTCGAAGAGGCCAAGATCCTCGTCAACAAAACCCGTGAATCGCTGGTCGAGGTGGAGGAGAAAGTCGGCGTGCTGGAGAAGGAGCAGAACGCGCTCCGCATCAAGGTGGACGAGCTCAAGAACAACCTCAGCGACCAGAACGTGCAGATCGCGGAGAAGCGCTCTCGCCTGGAGTTCATCCAGGAAGAGATCAGTCGCGAGTACGGCGTGGAGCTGAAAGGCATCGACTGGCAGTGGCAGCTTTGGAAAGCGCGTCAGCCGGTGGAGAATCTGCCCACCCTCGACGACGACAAGGACGACGAAGAGGAGTCCGCTCCCGCCGTTGAATCCGATTCGGACGCCGCGGGCTCGGCGACGGATGAAACGTCAGGCGAATCCCAGACGGAGCAAGCAGAGCCTTCCGAAGCGGAAGCGGTTTCCGAAACGGATCAGGATGCCGCTGATGCGGAGCCGGAGGCGGTGGAGCAGCTTTCCAAGCCGACAGGTCCGACGCCAGAGGAGAGGGAGGAGCTCGAAAAGACCAGCTGGGCGAGTCTGAAGCGAGAGGTCGAAAACCTAAGGAGGCGTATCCAGGGAATGGGTACCGTGAATACGGACGCTATCGCCGAGTACGGCGAGCTGCGCGAGCGCCACGATTTCTTGAAGGGGCAATACGACGACCTCATGTCGTCGAAGGAGAAACTGGTGGCTGCGATCGACGAGATCAATACCAAGTCGCGCGAGCAGTTCTCCGCTACCTTCGCTCAGATCCGCGAGAACTTTAAGCACACCTTCGCCACTTTGTTCCACGGAGGAAAGGCTGATTTGAAGATTATCGAGACGGAAGACATCCTCGATAGCGGCATCGACATCGTCGCTCAACCTCCGGGCACCAAGCTAACTGGATTGAGCCGCTTGTCCGGGGGGCAGCGGACCATGACCGCGGTGGGATTGCTCTTTGCGATCTACATGGTGAAGCCTTCGCCGTTCTGCTTGCTCGACGAGTTGGACGCTCCGCTGGACGAATCGAACATCGGCCGTTTCACCACGCTGCTCAAGCAGTTCACTCAGCAGTCGCAGTTCATCATCATCACCCACAACAAGCGCACCATCGCGGCCGCTCAGGCCATCTACGGCGTGACCATGGAAGAGAAGGGCGTTTCCAAG